The proteins below are encoded in one region of Pseudomonas sp. SCB32:
- a CDS encoding copper resistance system multicopper oxidase, translating to MIRARSWALGALLLAPLAVQAGVYELTIGEGQLKLSDGARKALTVNGQTPAPELRFKEGEDVELRVTNTLDRDTSLHWHGLILPYTQDGVPGISFPGIKPGQTFTYRFTVKQSGTYWYHAHSDFQEIEGLYGPLVIEPKAREPYRYDREYTLLLADWHDTRPETVFANLKKQSDYYNQHQRTLGDFIADSSANGFMATLRDRMDWGGMRMTPTDIADIAGFRFLVNGQDSEQNWTGLFKPGERVRLRIINGSGMSYFDLRIPGLKMTVVQADGNDVQPVTVDELRIAVAETYDVIVQPQEDRAYTFFAEAMDRSGYARATLTPRAGLQAEVPALRERPLLTMADMGMNHEGMNHEGMDHDGMEQGGMAMAGQGTDPKAADMAGMDHSSMAGMDHSQMAGMDHSAMAAPKSDYAPGSGLTPQPAEPGNRLLVYADLKAMRPYADYRAPDRTIEFRLTGNMERYFWSIDGKKYSEAEPIRLTYGERVRIRFVNDTMMTHPMHLHGMWMQLDKGNGRFNPLKHVVSVAPGSTLDVDVPADALGEWAFHCHLIYHMAAGMMRKVIVEPAPSSASL from the coding sequence ATGATCCGCGCAAGGAGTTGGGCGCTGGGGGCGCTGCTGCTGGCACCGTTGGCGGTGCAGGCGGGCGTGTATGAACTGACCATCGGTGAGGGCCAGCTGAAGCTGTCCGATGGCGCACGCAAGGCGCTCACGGTGAATGGGCAGACGCCCGCACCGGAGCTGCGCTTCAAGGAGGGGGAAGACGTAGAGCTGCGCGTCACCAACACCCTCGACCGCGATACCTCGCTGCACTGGCACGGGCTGATCCTGCCCTATACGCAGGACGGCGTGCCGGGCATCAGTTTCCCGGGGATCAAGCCCGGACAGACCTTCACCTACCGCTTTACGGTGAAGCAATCGGGCACCTACTGGTACCACGCCCACAGCGACTTCCAGGAAATCGAAGGACTCTACGGTCCGCTGGTGATCGAGCCGAAAGCGCGCGAGCCGTACCGCTATGACCGCGAGTACACCCTGTTGCTGGCGGATTGGCACGACACCCGGCCGGAAACCGTGTTCGCCAACCTGAAGAAGCAGAGCGACTACTACAACCAGCATCAACGCACCCTGGGCGACTTCATCGCCGATTCCAGCGCCAATGGTTTCATGGCTACGCTGCGCGACCGCATGGACTGGGGCGGCATGCGCATGACGCCGACGGACATTGCCGACATCGCCGGCTTCCGCTTCCTGGTCAACGGGCAGGACAGCGAGCAGAACTGGACCGGCCTGTTCAAACCCGGCGAACGGGTGCGCCTGCGCATCATCAACGGCTCGGGCATGAGCTACTTCGACCTGCGCATTCCCGGCCTGAAGATGACCGTGGTGCAGGCCGACGGCAATGACGTGCAGCCGGTGACAGTGGACGAGCTGCGCATCGCCGTGGCCGAGACCTACGACGTGATAGTCCAGCCGCAGGAAGATCGCGCCTACACCTTCTTCGCCGAAGCCATGGACCGCAGCGGCTACGCCCGCGCCACCCTGACACCGCGCGCCGGGTTGCAGGCCGAGGTGCCGGCGCTGCGCGAACGGCCGCTGCTGACCATGGCCGACATGGGCATGAACCACGAGGGCATGAACCACGAGGGCATGGATCACGATGGTATGGAGCAAGGCGGCATGGCGATGGCGGGGCAGGGCACCGACCCGAAAGCCGCGGACATGGCCGGCATGGATCACTCCAGCATGGCGGGCATGGACCATTCGCAGATGGCCGGCATGGATCACTCGGCCATGGCCGCACCGAAGTCCGATTACGCGCCTGGAAGCGGGCTGACGCCGCAGCCGGCCGAGCCTGGCAACCGCCTGCTGGTCTACGCGGACCTCAAGGCCATGCGCCCCTATGCCGACTACCGCGCTCCGGACCGCACCATCGAATTCCGCCTGACCGGCAACATGGAGCGCTACTTCTGGTCCATCGACGGCAAGAAGTACTCCGAGGCCGAGCCGATTCGCCTGACCTATGGCGAGCGAGTGCGCATCCGCTTCGTCAACGACACCATGATGACCCACCCCATGCACCTGCACGGCATGTGGATGCAGCTGGACAAGGGCAACGGCCGCTTCAACCCGCTCAAGCACGTGGTCAGCGTGGCGCCGGGCAGCACCCTGGACGTCGACGTGCCCGCCGATGCCCTGGGCGAATGGGCCTTCCACTGCCACCTGATCTACCACATGGCCGCCGGGATGATGCGCAAGGTTATCGTCGAGCCGGCCCCCTCCAGCGCCAGCCTCTGA
- a CDS encoding plastocyanin/azurin family copper-binding protein has translation MSLRHLFCASALALAASFSLPVLAAAGHGFDFGKPAKAAQATRTVEIKLGDMYFEPESVEVKAGETVRFVIQNSGNLLHEFNLGSAAMHAAHQKEMQQMMDSGMLTPTGMQHDMSKMDHSKMGHGDMPMGQMMKHDDPNTVLVEPGKSAELTWTFSKATNLEFACNIPGHYQTGMVGKLTVKP, from the coding sequence ATGTCCCTGCGTCATCTGTTCTGCGCTTCTGCCCTGGCCCTCGCCGCGAGCTTCAGCCTGCCGGTCCTGGCCGCCGCCGGGCACGGCTTCGACTTCGGCAAGCCGGCCAAGGCCGCCCAGGCCACCCGTACCGTGGAGATCAAGCTGGGGGACATGTACTTCGAGCCGGAGAGCGTCGAAGTCAAGGCCGGCGAAACCGTGCGCTTCGTCATCCAGAACAGCGGCAACCTGCTGCATGAATTCAACCTGGGCAGCGCGGCGATGCACGCCGCCCACCAGAAGGAAATGCAACAGATGATGGATTCCGGAATGCTCACGCCCACGGGCATGCAGCACGACATGAGCAAGATGGACCACAGCAAGATGGGCCACGGCGATATGCCGATGGGCCAGATGATGAAGCACGACGACCCGAACACCGTGCTGGTCGAGCCGGGCAAGAGCGCCGAACTGACCTGGACCTTCAGCAAGGCCACCAACCTGGAGTTCGCCTGCAACATTCCGGGGCATTACCAGACCGGCATGGTCGGCAAGCTGACCGTCAAGCCCTGA
- a CDS encoding heavy metal response regulator transcription factor, protein MKLLIVEDEPRIGQYLQQGLSEAGFAVDLCQDGDDGLQLALSGEHDLLILDVMLPGRDGWQILQAVRQTGSAVPVLFLTARDSVEDRVHGLEQGADDYLVKPFAFVELLARVRTLLRRGGQQLQETTLQLADLELDLLRRRVQRAGKRIDLTAKEFALLELLLRRSGEVLPKSLIASQVWDMNFDSDTNVIEVAIRRLRAKVDDEFPQRLIHTVRGMGYVLEERDPC, encoded by the coding sequence ATGAAACTCCTGATCGTCGAAGACGAACCCCGCATTGGCCAGTACCTGCAGCAGGGCCTGAGCGAAGCCGGCTTCGCCGTGGACCTCTGCCAGGACGGCGACGACGGCCTGCAACTGGCACTCTCCGGCGAGCACGACCTGCTGATCCTCGATGTGATGCTGCCCGGCCGCGATGGCTGGCAGATTCTCCAGGCCGTGCGCCAGACCGGCAGCGCCGTGCCGGTGCTGTTCCTCACCGCGCGCGATTCGGTGGAGGACCGCGTGCACGGGCTGGAGCAAGGCGCCGACGACTACCTGGTGAAACCCTTCGCCTTCGTCGAATTGCTGGCCCGCGTACGCACCCTGCTGCGCCGCGGCGGCCAGCAATTGCAGGAGACCACCCTGCAACTGGCCGATCTGGAGCTGGATCTGCTGCGTCGCCGCGTGCAGCGCGCTGGCAAGCGCATCGACCTGACCGCCAAGGAGTTCGCCCTGCTGGAACTGCTGCTGCGCCGCAGCGGCGAGGTGCTGCCCAAGTCCCTGATCGCCTCCCAGGTGTGGGATATGAACTTCGACAGCGACACCAACGTCATCGAGGTCGCCATCCGCCGCCTGCGCGCCAAGGTCGACGACGAGTTTCCGCAGCGCCTGATCCACACCGTGCGCGGCATGGGCTACGTGCTGGAGGAGCGCGACCCATGCTGA
- a CDS encoding heavy metal sensor histidine kinase has protein sequence MLSARLSLGVRLSLLFAACTAAVSLLAGIVFSRASEAHFVELDLQVMSGKLAIFRDLLGDVSGPEQLAPHLPELRRELRRHPDLGLRLQGPDRQTWFWQLPAMNMASDEAPAYRELQAPLDANQVQGAQLTLILDITHHQHFLQRMQQLIWLTMSLSALATALLGAWAARSSLRPLRRMSEVAAQVSAHSLTTRLDAGQMPQELRGLAGELNAMLARLEEAFQRLSAFSADIAHELRTPLTGLLTQTQVVLSRSRGLEDYREALHGNLEELERLTAMVNDMLFLAKADHGLLTPNSQPLELAGEVDELLEFYGPLAEENAVRLERDGELRVQGDRALLRRVLANLLDNALRFTAEGGTVRVRLEPGRLSVENPGREIPAERLQRLFDRFYRADPARREGQGEHAGLGLAICRSIVRAHGGEIRCESADGWTRFVIELPHERT, from the coding sequence ATGCTGAGCGCCCGCCTCTCCCTGGGCGTGCGCCTGAGCCTGCTGTTCGCCGCCTGCACCGCCGCCGTTTCGCTGCTGGCCGGCATCGTGTTCAGCCGCGCCAGCGAGGCGCACTTCGTCGAACTGGACCTCCAGGTGATGTCAGGCAAGCTGGCGATCTTCCGCGACCTGCTGGGCGACGTCAGCGGCCCGGAACAACTGGCACCGCATCTGCCCGAACTGCGACGCGAGCTGCGCCGCCATCCCGACCTCGGCTTGCGCCTGCAAGGCCCGGACCGCCAAACCTGGTTCTGGCAACTGCCGGCAATGAACATGGCCAGCGACGAAGCGCCCGCCTACCGCGAACTTCAGGCTCCGCTGGACGCCAATCAGGTACAAGGCGCGCAGTTGACCCTGATCCTCGACATCACCCACCACCAGCACTTCCTGCAACGCATGCAGCAACTGATCTGGCTGACCATGAGCCTCTCGGCGCTGGCCACCGCACTGCTTGGCGCCTGGGCGGCACGTAGCAGCCTGCGTCCGCTGCGGCGCATGAGCGAGGTGGCGGCGCAGGTCTCGGCGCATTCGCTGACCACCCGCCTGGACGCCGGACAGATGCCCCAGGAACTTCGCGGCCTCGCCGGTGAGCTGAACGCCATGCTGGCGCGGCTGGAGGAAGCCTTCCAGCGATTGTCGGCCTTCTCCGCCGATATCGCCCATGAACTGCGTACCCCGCTGACGGGGCTGCTGACCCAGACCCAGGTGGTGCTGTCGCGCTCACGCGGCCTGGAGGATTACCGCGAGGCGCTGCACGGAAACCTGGAGGAGCTGGAGCGGCTGACCGCCATGGTCAACGACATGCTGTTCCTGGCCAAGGCAGACCATGGCCTGCTCACCCCGAACAGCCAGCCGTTGGAGCTGGCCGGTGAAGTGGATGAGCTGCTGGAGTTCTACGGGCCGCTGGCCGAGGAAAACGCGGTTCGCCTGGAGCGTGACGGCGAGCTTAGGGTACAAGGCGACCGCGCCCTGCTGCGGCGCGTGCTGGCCAACCTGCTGGATAACGCCCTGCGCTTTACCGCCGAGGGTGGCACCGTCCGCGTGCGTCTGGAGCCGGGACGCCTGAGCGTGGAAAACCCTGGCCGGGAGATTCCCGCCGAGCGCCTGCAGCGGCTGTTCGATCGCTTCTACCGTGCCGACCCGGCTCGCCGCGAGGGTCAGGGTGAACATGCGGGGCTGGGATTGGCGATCTGCCGGTCGATCGTGCGGGCCCATGGCGGGGAGATTCGCTGCGAGTCGGCAGACGGGTGGACGCGGTTCGTCATCGAGCTTCCGCACGAACGCACTTAG
- a CDS encoding ABC transporter permease: protein MSTELRANWVALNTIVYREVRRFLRIWPQTLLPPAITMVLYFVIFGNLIGRQIGDMGGFTYMQYIVPGLIMMSVITNSYGNVVSSFFGSKFQRNIEELLVSPVSPHTILLGFVAGGVLRGLAVGLIVTLLSMFFTQLQVHHIGVTVLVVLLTAAIFSMGGFVNAVFARNFDDISIIPTFVLTPLTYLGGVFYSITLLPPFWQTVSLANPILHMVNAFRYGILGVSDIRIGTAVIFMLVATVVLYVFCVRLLVSGRGMRQ, encoded by the coding sequence ATGAGCACCGAACTGCGCGCCAACTGGGTCGCCCTCAACACCATCGTCTACCGCGAAGTCCGCCGCTTCCTGCGCATCTGGCCGCAGACCCTGCTGCCGCCGGCGATCACCATGGTTCTGTACTTTGTCATCTTCGGCAACCTGATCGGCCGGCAGATCGGCGACATGGGTGGCTTTACCTACATGCAGTACATCGTGCCGGGCCTGATCATGATGTCGGTGATCACCAACTCCTACGGCAACGTGGTGTCGAGCTTCTTCGGCAGCAAGTTCCAGCGCAACATCGAGGAGCTGCTGGTGTCGCCGGTGTCGCCGCACACCATCCTCCTGGGCTTCGTCGCCGGCGGCGTGCTGCGCGGGCTGGCGGTGGGCCTGATCGTTACCCTGCTGTCGATGTTCTTCACCCAGTTGCAGGTCCATCACATCGGCGTCACCGTGCTGGTGGTGCTGCTGACGGCGGCCATTTTCTCCATGGGCGGGTTCGTCAACGCGGTGTTCGCGCGCAACTTCGACGACATCTCGATCATCCCGACCTTCGTGCTGACGCCGCTGACCTACCTGGGCGGGGTGTTCTACTCGATCACGCTGCTGCCGCCGTTCTGGCAGACCGTGTCGCTGGCCAACCCGATCCTGCACATGGTCAACGCCTTCCGCTACGGCATCCTCGGTGTGTCCGATATCCGCATCGGCACGGCGGTGATCTTCATGCTGGTGGCGACCGTGGTGCTGTACGTCTTCTGCGTGCGCCTGCTGGTGAGTGGGCGGGGGATGCGGCAGTAA
- a CDS encoding ABC transporter ATP-binding protein, whose product MSSALSIRQLTKTYGNGFQALKGIDLDVAEGDFFALLGPNGAGKSTTIGILSTLVNKTSGTVNVFGHDLDKDPYGLKRCLGVVPQEFNFNQFEKVFDIVVTQAGYYGIPMSVAKGRAEKYLTQLGLWDKRNSASRELSGGMKRRLMIARALVHEPRLLILDEPTAGVDIELRRSMWNFLTELNGEGISIILTTHYLEEAEQLCRNIAIIDHGTIVENTSMRKLLNKLHVETFYLDLKATLAEAPKLDGYPVRLVDDHTLEVQVDKTMGINGLFSQLNAQGLEVLSLRNKSNRLEELFVSLVEKNLSKVAV is encoded by the coding sequence ATGAGTTCCGCGCTGTCCATCCGTCAACTGACCAAGACCTACGGCAACGGCTTCCAGGCCCTCAAGGGCATCGATCTGGACGTCGCCGAAGGTGATTTCTTCGCCCTGCTGGGCCCCAATGGCGCTGGCAAATCCACCACCATCGGCATCCTCTCTACCCTGGTGAACAAGACCAGCGGCACGGTCAACGTCTTCGGCCATGACCTGGACAAGGACCCGTACGGCTTGAAGCGCTGCCTGGGCGTGGTGCCCCAGGAGTTCAACTTCAACCAGTTCGAGAAGGTGTTCGACATCGTCGTCACCCAGGCCGGCTACTACGGCATCCCGATGAGCGTGGCCAAGGGCCGCGCCGAGAAGTACCTGACCCAGCTGGGCCTGTGGGACAAGCGCAATTCCGCGTCCCGCGAGCTGTCCGGTGGCATGAAGCGGCGCCTGATGATCGCCCGTGCGCTGGTCCACGAGCCGCGTCTGCTGATCCTCGACGAACCCACCGCCGGCGTGGACATCGAGCTGCGCCGCTCGATGTGGAACTTCCTCACCGAGCTCAACGGCGAAGGCATCAGCATCATCCTCACCACGCACTACCTGGAGGAGGCCGAGCAGCTCTGCCGCAACATCGCGATCATCGACCACGGCACCATCGTGGAGAACACCAGCATGCGCAAGCTGCTGAACAAGCTGCACGTGGAGACCTTCTACCTCGATCTGAAGGCCACGCTGGCCGAAGCGCCGAAGCTCGACGGCTACCCGGTGCGCCTGGTGGACGACCACACCCTGGAAGTGCAGGTGGACAAGACCATGGGCATCAACGGCCTGTTCTCCCAGCTCAACGCCCAGGGCCTGGAAGTGCTGAGCCTGCGCAACAAGAGCAATCGCCTGGAGGAACTGTTCGTGTCGCTGGTGGAGAAGAATCTGTCGAAGGTGGCCGTATGA
- a CDS encoding glutathione S-transferase, with the protein MLRIWGRKNSSNVRKALWCAEEAGLAYERIDAGGAFGLVNDAPYRELNPNGVVPTLDDDGFILWESNSIVRYLAARYAPNLYPQDLQARASAEKWMDWTTSTFAGPFRTLFWGTLRTPPAQRDPVAIQAALDACTRLLEIPGQTLAKQPYLSGEQLGIGDIPLGSFIYAWFEMPIQRPPQPHLEAWYARLKARQAYRDAVMTELT; encoded by the coding sequence ATGCTCAGGATCTGGGGCCGGAAGAACTCGTCCAACGTACGCAAGGCACTCTGGTGCGCGGAGGAGGCGGGGCTGGCTTATGAGCGGATCGACGCTGGCGGCGCCTTCGGCCTGGTCAACGACGCGCCGTACCGCGAGTTGAACCCCAACGGCGTGGTCCCGACCCTGGACGACGACGGCTTCATCCTCTGGGAATCCAACAGCATCGTCCGTTACCTGGCCGCGCGCTACGCCCCGAACCTGTACCCGCAGGACCTGCAGGCCCGCGCCAGTGCGGAGAAGTGGATGGACTGGACCACCTCGACCTTCGCCGGGCCCTTCCGCACGCTGTTCTGGGGCACCCTGCGCACGCCGCCTGCGCAACGCGATCCTGTCGCCATCCAGGCCGCCCTCGATGCTTGCACTCGCCTGCTGGAAATCCCCGGGCAGACCCTGGCGAAGCAGCCGTATCTCTCCGGCGAACAATTGGGTATCGGTGACATTCCGCTGGGCAGCTTCATCTATGCTTGGTTCGAAATGCCTATCCAGCGTCCGCCCCAGCCGCACCTGGAGGCCTGGTACGCACGCCTGAAGGCGCGGCAGGCCTACCGTGATGCAGTGATGACCGAGCTGACCTGA
- a CDS encoding transglutaminase family protein: MQDYLKPSRFVDSDHPGVIEFAENHRGQGSTPLAQAVALYYAVRDRIRYNPYVFSLDPQTLKGSHALQAGQSYCVPKATLLAACARHCGIPARIGLADVKNHLATPRLLELLRSEVFAMHGYTELFLQGRWVKATPAFDLGLCEAFGVLPLEFDGRTDSVFHPFNRDGERHMEYLRDHGQFADVPEEFFFGYLQQCYPHLFAGAQTPLAGDMRAEAAKHERSR; encoded by the coding sequence ATGCAGGACTACTTGAAGCCAAGCCGCTTCGTTGATAGTGACCACCCCGGGGTGATCGAGTTCGCGGAAAATCACCGGGGTCAGGGCAGTACCCCGCTGGCGCAGGCGGTGGCGCTCTATTACGCGGTGCGCGACCGGATTCGCTACAACCCCTACGTATTCAGCCTCGACCCGCAGACGCTCAAGGGCAGCCATGCGTTGCAGGCCGGGCAGTCCTACTGCGTGCCCAAGGCCACGCTGCTGGCGGCCTGTGCCCGGCACTGCGGGATTCCCGCGCGGATCGGCCTTGCCGATGTGAAGAACCATCTGGCCACGCCGCGCCTGCTGGAACTGCTGCGTAGCGAGGTATTCGCCATGCACGGCTATACCGAGTTGTTCCTCCAAGGCCGTTGGGTCAAGGCTACACCGGCCTTCGATCTCGGCCTGTGCGAGGCCTTCGGTGTGCTGCCGCTGGAGTTCGATGGCCGCACCGACAGCGTGTTCCACCCGTTCAACCGCGACGGCGAGCGGCACATGGAATACCTGCGCGACCATGGCCAGTTCGCCGACGTGCCGGAGGAGTTCTTCTTCGGCTACCTGCAGCAGTGCTACCCGCACCTGTTCGCCGGTGCCCAGACCCCGCTGGCTGGCGACATGCGCGCCGAAGCGGCGAAGCATGAACGCAGTCGATAG
- a CDS encoding acyl-CoA dehydrogenase, producing MLLLWLLVLILGVAWLAHRRCAPLKALGITAVYLVLMSLFSHAHGWMVLFWLLWAVLAMTVLAADLRRSLFTSKLFAWFKKTLPPMSDTEREAIEAGTVWWDGQLFSGRPDWNVLLAYPRSQLTEEEQAFVDGPTEQLCAMVSDHDIGQRMDLPADAWAFIKAQGFFGLIIPKEYGGKGFSALAHSQVVMKLASRSGDLASTVMVPNSLGPAELLLHYGTDAQRQRYLPRLATGEEIPCFALTSPQAGSDAGGMTDTGIVCKGQWNGEDVLGLRLNWEKRYITLGPVATLLGLAFKCHDPEHLLGEEEDLGITLALIPTDTPGVQIGRRHLPLGAAFMNGPNAGKDVFVPLDAIIGGEQMIGKGWMMLMNCLSVGRSISLPAVGTSVAKTGSYVSGRYARIREQFNVPLAAFEGIQEALARLGGNAWMMDSARILTASAVDLGEKPSVLSAILKYHLTERGRECIAHAMDIHGGKGIIMGPNNYLARSWQSAPIFITVEGANILSRNLMIFGQGAIRCHPYVLKEMELARRGDQDQAEREFDGLLLDHVGFAVSNAASSLLLGLGLGSFDQVPGDRVSRPYYRALNRLAAAFALLADVSMMLLGGELKRRERLSARLGDALSHLYLGSAALKRYHDQDNPEYLQPLLRWALEENLCKAEAALAGLIDNFPNRPLACLLRALVLPLGRRHRGPGDKQDAEIAALLGAPLHDPALQAILAGAFLPSDPQDPIGKLGVAYDQLAEAAPLQEKLRQALRDGSVIPAAGQSPIDAARDAGVLEGNEAETLHEAEHARRAVIDVDDYAQEELTGKAG from the coding sequence ATGCTGTTGCTCTGGTTGCTCGTCCTGATTCTCGGCGTCGCCTGGCTGGCCCATCGACGCTGCGCGCCGCTGAAGGCGCTCGGCATCACCGCCGTCTACCTCGTGTTGATGAGCCTGTTCAGCCATGCCCACGGCTGGATGGTGCTGTTCTGGCTGCTATGGGCGGTGCTGGCGATGACCGTGCTCGCCGCCGACCTGCGCCGCAGCCTGTTCACTTCGAAGCTGTTCGCCTGGTTCAAGAAGACCCTGCCGCCGATGTCGGACACCGAACGCGAGGCCATCGAGGCAGGCACCGTCTGGTGGGACGGCCAGCTGTTCAGCGGCCGCCCGGACTGGAACGTCCTGCTCGCCTACCCACGCTCGCAACTGACCGAGGAAGAGCAAGCCTTCGTCGACGGCCCCACCGAGCAGCTCTGCGCCATGGTCAGCGACCATGACATCGGCCAGCGCATGGACCTGCCGGCCGACGCCTGGGCCTTCATCAAGGCGCAGGGCTTCTTCGGCCTGATCATCCCGAAGGAATACGGCGGCAAGGGTTTCTCCGCACTCGCCCACTCGCAGGTGGTGATGAAGCTCGCCAGCCGCAGCGGCGACCTCGCCTCCACGGTGATGGTGCCCAACTCCCTGGGCCCGGCCGAACTGCTGCTGCACTACGGCACCGACGCGCAGCGTCAGCGCTACCTGCCGCGCCTGGCGACTGGTGAGGAAATCCCCTGCTTCGCCCTGACCAGCCCGCAGGCCGGCTCCGACGCCGGCGGCATGACCGACACCGGCATCGTCTGCAAGGGCCAGTGGAACGGCGAGGACGTTCTCGGCCTGCGCCTGAACTGGGAAAAGCGCTACATCACCCTCGGCCCGGTGGCCACCCTCCTCGGCCTGGCCTTCAAGTGCCACGACCCGGAGCACCTGCTGGGCGAGGAAGAGGATCTGGGCATCACCCTGGCGCTGATTCCCACCGACACCCCCGGCGTGCAGATCGGCCGCCGCCACCTGCCGCTGGGCGCGGCCTTCATGAACGGGCCGAACGCCGGCAAGGACGTGTTCGTGCCGCTGGACGCGATCATCGGCGGAGAGCAGATGATCGGCAAAGGCTGGATGATGCTGATGAACTGCCTGTCGGTGGGCCGCTCCATCTCCCTGCCGGCAGTGGGGACCAGCGTCGCCAAGACCGGCAGCTACGTCAGCGGCCGCTATGCGCGCATACGTGAGCAGTTCAATGTGCCGCTGGCCGCCTTCGAAGGCATCCAGGAGGCCCTGGCGCGCCTGGGCGGCAACGCCTGGATGATGGACAGCGCACGCATCCTCACCGCCAGCGCGGTGGACCTGGGCGAGAAGCCTTCGGTGCTCTCGGCCATCCTCAAGTACCACCTCACCGAACGCGGCCGCGAATGCATCGCCCACGCCATGGATATTCATGGCGGCAAGGGCATCATCATGGGCCCGAACAACTACCTGGCGCGCTCCTGGCAGTCCGCGCCGATCTTCATCACCGTCGAGGGCGCCAACATCCTCTCGCGCAACCTGATGATCTTCGGCCAGGGCGCCATTCGCTGCCATCCGTACGTGCTCAAGGAAATGGAACTGGCCCGTCGCGGCGACCAGGACCAGGCCGAGCGCGAATTCGATGGACTGCTGCTGGATCACGTCGGCTTTGCCGTCAGCAACGCCGCCAGCAGCCTGCTGCTGGGCCTTGGCCTGGGCAGCTTCGACCAGGTGCCGGGTGACCGTGTCAGCCGCCCGTACTACCGCGCGCTCAACCGCCTGGCCGCGGCTTTCGCCCTGCTTGCCGACGTCAGCATGATGCTGCTCGGCGGCGAACTGAAACGCCGCGAACGCCTTTCGGCGCGCCTGGGCGATGCGCTCAGCCACCTCTACCTGGGCTCGGCGGCGCTCAAGCGCTACCACGATCAGGACAACCCGGAGTACCTGCAGCCGCTGCTGCGCTGGGCGCTGGAGGAAAACCTGTGCAAGGCCGAAGCGGCGCTGGCCGGGCTGATCGACAATTTCCCCAACCGCCCGCTCGCCTGCCTGCTGCGGGCGCTGGTGCTGCCGCTGGGCCGCCGCCATCGCGGCCCGGGCGACAAGCAGGACGCCGAAATCGCCGCCCTCCTCGGTGCTCCGCTGCACGATCCGGCACTGCAGGCGATCCTTGCCGGCGCCTTCCTGCCCAGCGACCCGCAGGACCCGATCGGCAAGCTTGGCGTGGCCTATGACCAGCTCGCCGAAGCAGCCCCGCTGCAGGAGAAACTGCGCCAGGCACTGCGTGACGGCAGCGTCATCCCGGCCGCCGGCCAGTCGCCCATCGACGCCGCGCGCGATGCCGGCGTGCTCGAAGGCAACGAGGCGGAAACCCTGCACGAAGCCGAACACGCACGCCGGGCAGTGATCGACGTGGACGACTACGCCCAGGAGGAGCTCACTGGCAAGGCCGGCTGA
- a CDS encoding PA2816 family glutamine-rich protein, with the protein MRPRLLLLLAILLANGVQADSWLYPSRPQPMAPPTPVIDPIQQQQDSLRRQNEMRQNELDRQRLQYESQRLQIQQENLRREQDNQRLQDQRRQLQDQMIERQKYDQQQWRLDDQQRQLDLQQQQIDNRRRQIQSQPLRP; encoded by the coding sequence ATGCGCCCAAGACTCCTCCTGCTGCTGGCGATACTCCTCGCCAACGGCGTCCAGGCAGACTCCTGGCTCTATCCCAGCCGCCCCCAGCCGATGGCGCCTCCCACGCCGGTCATCGACCCCATCCAGCAACAGCAGGACAGCCTGCGCCGGCAAAACGAGATGCGCCAGAACGAACTGGATCGCCAGCGCCTGCAGTACGAAAGCCAGCGCCTGCAGATACAGCAGGAAAACCTCAGACGCGAGCAGGACAACCAGCGGCTGCAGGACCAGCGCCGCCAATTGCAGGACCAGATGATCGAACGCCAGAAATATGACCAGCAACAATGGCGCCTGGACGACCAGCAGCGCCAGCTCGACCTGCAGCAACAGCAGATCGACAACCGCCGTCGGCAGATCCAGTCACAACCGCTGCGCCCCTAG
- a CDS encoding PA2817 family protein, giving the protein MANAYLDHHLALLNHLRMILGALGEAEQVPEDNHGLFLERFDELMAELPLDPEGAQYLGQDLISQVFHRYPQIAHLIPRDLLWFFGGDCLHFMPDEELHMYQQLDERRFEAEENGEPFDWNREKQMLAMPEDAQKH; this is encoded by the coding sequence ATGGCCAACGCCTATCTCGACCACCACCTCGCCCTGCTCAACCACCTGCGCATGATCCTCGGCGCCCTGGGCGAAGCCGAGCAGGTGCCAGAGGACAACCACGGCCTGTTCCTCGAACGCTTCGACGAACTGATGGCCGAGCTGCCACTCGACCCGGAAGGCGCCCAGTACCTGGGCCAGGACCTGATCAGCCAGGTTTTCCACCGCTACCCGCAGATCGCCCACCTGATCCCTCGCGACCTGCTGTGGTTCTTCGGCGGCGACTGCCTTCACTTCATGCCCGACGAAGAACTGCACATGTACCAGCAGCTCGACGAACGCCGCTTCGAAGCCGAGGAAAACGGCGAGCCCTTCGACTGGAACCGCGAGAAGCAGATGCTCGCCATGCCGGAAGACGCACAGAAGCACTGA